In Spartobacteria bacterium, a genomic segment contains:
- a CDS encoding choice-of-anchor D domain-containing protein: MMKNRFVRYSVMLMLVSCSVFADLQLIGADGDNITCGMYFTSVEQGTEFGSVRVGSTGSVHQFTLKNTGTNAVSIYSITNISALQSGIFCLLTNTQPTSLAASSSTNLYVTFQPAQTGACRSSFTIYSDDSVGHGTYFVSLTGVGMESDMRILGADGEWIPSGTTSASTESGTDFGWAESIVGQRTSTFTITNAGAASLYITNIMISGSDSNAFTVSRSSYGIASNGAGSISVTFDPPRAGVYSAMLECFNNSSLHPRYTIPLAGRGFSDLLQVADSDGDIIKDGNMTPAAALNTSFISLDETTRSESHTFTIKNNGEQVIHFSEAFLSGDDVSNFELSDISPQMILPGGECVFDITYRPMEWGLSEATVSLHMVERAADYVFAISGRLDPVMSVLGTNGVAIASKTTTVSAKTGTQFGTCTNTPAYRTFVITNSGPGTLVFSNDPPVAIYGDHVESFVLMSQPPASLDAGGAASFTVQYRPVASGTHTAAVEVVYNAAETALSAYCFAIEGTTAQSNAYTAAIAFPGMLNGRVSWVDYNNDGWLDAFVCGKASTARDAALYRNDGAGGFTDCGFVFPGSELGRVDWIDMDRDGDMDLAYGGYWTDGSTDTRVFRNDGDAGFTVVASDLIPCVNGILNWGDYDGDGLPDLLVGGINITNIETTLYHNEGNNVFEPSDQTIKAVRDGAAAWGDYNNDGWLDLAISGDSGGGKITKVYENNQGELEEIGVSLAGISHGCLQWADLDSDGDLDLMFAGYGDGNYFTKWYRYNGGIYPFAEVSGHGLPGMWMGDFELGDMDNDGDLDVVISGISVNSLRLTDLFINNGKGTTFTREYLDLPAMRGSCVALADYDRDGILDILMCGQTTNTMLTRLYKNTSWIVNTEPDAPTGLQSTLSDTGLGYDFSWERGADLQSESDGLLYEFYMGTATNLIERVAPQADVSQGWRRLGCSRVGLTCATNMHVPRLEPGVTYVWGVQSVDAAGAGSVFQVGGELSRPVLPDFVVSDLQVRQVPFAVDITVVNQGAVGGEAGHLALWRNADDVPDFGVDGDAGWSLGWLDAGESVTVNYQGSDWHSDSSTTNTLRALINNREEVNEECYTNNAASYSYTLSATEPFEFTAFALSNCNVLRWTQPESCGLLSNRVMVRYTTSGYPQSSSDGLLLYLGEDSDVTHSGLEQNVSYYYTIWVSNNGSDFIAPPE; this comes from the coding sequence ATGATGAAAAATCGTTTTGTACGCTATTCAGTCATGTTGATGCTGGTGTCATGTTCTGTTTTTGCTGATTTACAACTCATTGGTGCTGATGGCGATAACATCACTTGTGGAATGTATTTCACGTCGGTGGAGCAGGGGACTGAATTCGGTTCTGTCCGAGTGGGGTCGACGGGGTCTGTGCACCAGTTTACCTTGAAAAATACGGGCACCAATGCCGTATCGATTTACTCCATTACGAATATATCTGCTTTGCAGAGCGGCATCTTCTGCCTGTTGACCAATACACAGCCGACCTCACTGGCCGCCAGTTCGTCCACGAATCTGTACGTAACCTTTCAGCCTGCGCAAACGGGCGCGTGCCGCTCTTCTTTCACGATTTACAGCGATGATTCCGTGGGACACGGAACCTATTTTGTTTCATTGACGGGCGTCGGGATGGAATCGGACATGCGGATTCTGGGCGCGGACGGGGAGTGGATTCCTTCAGGAACAACCAGTGCATCAACCGAATCGGGCACGGATTTCGGCTGGGCGGAGTCCATTGTGGGGCAGCGGACATCGACGTTTACGATCACCAATGCCGGCGCTGCATCACTGTATATCACCAATATCATGATATCCGGTTCAGACAGCAACGCCTTTACCGTGAGCCGCTCCTCCTATGGCATCGCATCCAATGGCGCAGGGTCTATTTCCGTCACATTCGATCCGCCCAGGGCCGGGGTTTATTCCGCCATGTTAGAATGCTTCAATAACAGCTCTCTGCATCCGCGTTATACCATCCCGCTTGCGGGACGTGGATTTTCCGATCTGCTGCAGGTAGCTGACAGCGATGGCGATATCATCAAAGATGGAAATATGACCCCGGCCGCTGCACTGAATACATCCTTTATTTCGCTGGATGAAACGACGCGCTCCGAATCACATACCTTTACAATAAAGAACAACGGCGAGCAGGTTATTCATTTTTCCGAGGCATTTCTCTCCGGGGACGATGTGTCCAATTTTGAATTAAGTGATATTTCGCCGCAGATGATTCTGCCCGGTGGCGAATGCGTGTTTGATATCACGTATCGACCGATGGAGTGGGGATTGAGCGAAGCCACAGTATCGCTGCACATGGTTGAGAGGGCGGCGGATTACGTTTTTGCGATCAGTGGTCGTCTGGATCCGGTGATGTCGGTTTTGGGCACCAACGGGGTCGCTATTGCCAGCAAAACAACGACGGTATCAGCGAAAACAGGCACACAGTTCGGAACATGCACCAATACGCCAGCGTATCGAACATTTGTTATTACCAACAGCGGACCGGGAACGCTTGTATTTTCCAATGATCCCCCGGTTGCCATTTATGGTGATCATGTCGAATCCTTTGTGCTGATGTCGCAACCTCCTGCCTCGCTGGATGCTGGTGGTGCGGCGTCTTTCACGGTTCAATATCGTCCTGTTGCCTCGGGAACCCATACGGCTGCCGTAGAAGTGGTCTATAACGCGGCGGAAACAGCATTATCAGCATATTGTTTTGCCATCGAAGGAACGACAGCACAGAGTAATGCCTACACCGCCGCTATCGCCTTTCCCGGTATGTTGAATGGGCGGGTCAGCTGGGTGGATTACAATAATGATGGCTGGCTGGATGCCTTTGTCTGCGGCAAAGCTTCGACGGCACGTGATGCGGCACTATATCGTAATGACGGCGCGGGTGGCTTTACGGATTGCGGTTTTGTTTTTCCCGGATCAGAACTGGGACGGGTGGACTGGATTGATATGGATCGCGATGGCGACATGGATTTGGCATACGGGGGGTATTGGACGGACGGCAGCACCGATACGCGGGTGTTTCGTAACGATGGCGATGCCGGGTTTACTGTCGTGGCCTCTGATCTGATTCCCTGTGTGAACGGCATCCTCAACTGGGGTGATTACGATGGCGATGGATTGCCTGATTTGCTGGTGGGCGGGATTAACATCACAAATATCGAAACCACACTGTATCATAACGAGGGGAATAATGTTTTTGAGCCATCGGATCAGACCATCAAAGCGGTTCGCGATGGAGCGGCCGCCTGGGGCGACTACAATAACGACGGCTGGCTGGATCTGGCCATAAGCGGCGATTCCGGCGGCGGGAAAATCACGAAGGTATATGAAAATAATCAGGGGGAGCTGGAAGAAATTGGCGTCAGTCTTGCGGGTATATCGCACGGGTGTCTGCAGTGGGCCGATTTGGACAGCGACGGCGATTTAGATCTGATGTTTGCAGGATATGGCGACGGAAACTATTTCACCAAATGGTATCGTTACAATGGCGGGATTTATCCGTTTGCTGAAGTGAGTGGTCACGGCCTGCCCGGCATGTGGATGGGGGATTTTGAGCTGGGTGATATGGATAATGATGGCGATTTAGATGTGGTGATCAGCGGGATTTCTGTAAACAGTCTGCGCCTGACAGATCTTTTTATAAATAACGGGAAGGGGACGACGTTCACACGGGAATATCTCGATCTGCCTGCCATGCGAGGCAGTTGTGTGGCCCTTGCCGATTACGACCGTGACGGAATACTGGATATACTGATGTGCGGTCAAACCACCAATACGATGCTCACGAGGCTGTATAAGAATACCAGCTGGATCGTCAATACGGAACCGGATGCGCCGACGGGTCTGCAGTCCACATTATCCGATACCGGTCTTGGGTATGATTTTTCATGGGAACGCGGTGCGGATTTGCAGTCGGAATCCGATGGGCTGCTTTATGAATTTTACATGGGAACGGCGACCAATCTAATTGAGCGGGTCGCTCCGCAGGCCGATGTATCACAGGGGTGGCGCCGTCTTGGCTGTTCCCGTGTCGGCCTGACCTGTGCAACGAATATGCATGTGCCCAGACTGGAACCTGGAGTGACCTATGTCTGGGGTGTTCAATCGGTAGATGCGGCCGGTGCCGGCAGTGTTTTTCAGGTCGGCGGCGAATTGTCCCGCCCGGTTTTGCCTGACTTTGTTGTTTCTGACCTGCAAGTCCGGCAGGTGCCTTTTGCCGTAGATATAACGGTGGTCAATCAAGGAGCCGTTGGTGGCGAGGCGGGTCATTTAGCATTGTGGCGGAACGCCGACGACGTTCCGGACTTCGGCGTCGACGGAGACGCCGGCTGGTCGCTGGGCTGGCTCGATGCGGGCGAGAGTGTTACGGTCAATTATCAGGGAAGCGATTGGCATTCTGACAGCTCGACCACCAATACCCTTCGGGCTCTGATAAACAACCGCGAAGAAGTCAATGAAGAATGCTATACCAATAATGCCGCATCATACTCCTATACACTGAGTGCGACCGAACCTTTTGAGTTCACTGCATTTGCCCTGTCCAACTGCAATGTCTTGCGATGGACGCAGCCGGAATCATGCGGTTTACTCTCCAATCGTGTGATGGTTCGCTACACCACATCCGGCTATCCACAGTCTTCCAGTGACGGATTGTTACTCTACCTTGGAGAAGATTCTGATGTGACACATTCCGGGCTGGAACAGAATGTTTCGTACTACTATACCATCTGGGTCAGTAACAACGGTTCTGACTTTATTGCCCCGCCTGAATAG